A genomic stretch from Echeneis naucrates chromosome 6, fEcheNa1.1, whole genome shotgun sequence includes:
- the LOC115045421 gene encoding protein rapunzel-like yields the protein MSSALERVVAQKKEAIEAVMDMFQRGAEVLASAVGELFPLCEAAAPVVRLALDNVHSKEVFYVKEQFLAVRNKLDMLSSQLEDIDSEIKKGRLDSQYFSVEENIRNQFRKYMDILEAKPQFRAVKKTIFLEHFAQTGGEKNLFVLYDGMMGTNSFGESVLELVERYVQRNRRLLEDFCVRMKELFCLGLIALLGHCALTQSQEEEEETIRAWSSKIEEVESRMKTTIESCIAAFPEQAKLDAKRLLQEKETENMQETTRQLLEFLVKKYDWVSWSVRLINHSGSTYRNWRAGEHFHHVAGQNWFEVLQVNDINLVVSYSSRPRPVPRDCIQQVMEGQCKKGNAPAVVEVLQKQLSGFSVHAISRHKQSAAAWSFPEDCHYWERHKNVTVCVHSE from the exons ATGTCCAGCGCGCTGGAGAGGGTTGTGGCTCAGAAGAAGGAGGCCATCGAGGCGGTGATGGACATGTTTCAGAGGGGTGCGGAAGTGTTGGCCAGCGCCGTGGGTGAGCTCTTCCCCCTCTGCGAGGCCGCCGCTCCGGTCGTCCGCCTGGCCTTAGACAACGTCCACAGCAAGGAGGTGTTTTACGTCAAAGAGCAGTTCCTGGCGGTGCGGAACAAGCTGGACATGCTCTCCAGCCAGCTGGAGGACATTGACAGCGAGATCAAGAAGGGCAGACTGGACTCCCAGTACTTCTCCGTGGAGGAGAACATCAGGAACCAGTTCAGGAAGTACATGGACATCTTGGAGGCAAAGCCGCAGTTCAGGGCGGTGAAGAAGACCATTTTTCTGGAGCACTTTGCtcaaacaggaggagagaagaacctgtttgtgttgtatgACGGTATGATGGGAACGAACAGCTTTGGAGAGTCCGTTTTAGAGCTGGTAGAAAG GTATGTGCAAAGGAACCGCCGTCTGCTGGAGGACTTCTGTGTCCGCATGAAGGAGCTCTTCTGCTTGGGCCTGATTGCCCTGCTGGGCCACTGTGCCTTAACCCAAAgccaagaggaggaagaagagaccATCCGGGCGTGGAGCAGCAAAATTGAAGAAGTGGAGTCCAGGATGAAGACCACCATCGAGTCCTGCATCGCTGCCTTCCCAGAGCAAGCCAAACTAGATGCTAAGCGACTCCTGcaagagaaggagacagaaaacatgCAAGAGACGACCCGGCAGCTTCTAGAGTTCTTGGTGAAAAAGTACGATTGGGTCAGCTGGTCAGTGAGGCTCATCAACCATTCAGGCAGCACCTACCGGAACTGGCGGGCAGGGGAGCACTTCCATCACGTGGCGGGGCAGAACTGGTTCGAGGTGCTCCAGGTGAACGACATAAACCTGGTGGTTTCCTACAGCAGCAGACCTCGGCCGGTGCCCCGCGACTGCATCCAGCAGGTGATGGAGGGCCAGTGCAAGAAGGGAAACGCCCCGGCTGTGGTGGAGGTGCTGCAGAAGCAGCTGTCCGGGTTTTCGGTCCACGCCATCAGTCGCCACAAGCAGTCCGCAGCTGCGTGGAGCTTTCCGGAGGACTGCCACTACTGGGAGAGACACAAGAACGTGACCGTGTGTGTGCACTCGGAGTAA
- the rpz gene encoding protein rapunzel: MMDEEIKEDQKKLKDGVVKVLHCVAAASSAAAVVNPIFGLAGSLIRVVLHHIDDEDIRVLKHEFGSVHKALDQLSQQNCNTLLQIKKETLDSQYCRVEENLKNQFRKFMEMVDARPEHREGKKEDFKKSYSLDLGDQNLHTLYDGVVGKKKLFSKPILQVYLRYSRGNRHTMECLCRRLSYLFCIGLIALIGYAAVMEDDEETLSEEWTERMELVQKKMEEALGQCV, translated from the coding sequence ATGATGGATGAGGAGATCAAGGAGgaccagaagaagctgaaggatGGCGTGGTCAAAGTGCTCCACTGTGTGGCCGCCGCCTCGTCAGCGGCAGCCGTGGTTAACCCCATCTTCGGCTTGGCCGGCTCCCTGATCCGAGTGGTGCTGCACCACATTGATGACGAGGACATCCGCGTCCTGAAGCACGAGTTCGGCTCCGTCCACAAAGCTCTGGACCAGCTGTCCCAGCAGAATTGTAACACGCTGCTGCAGATCAAGAAAGAAACTCTTGACAGCCAGTACTGCCGCGTAGAGGAGAATCTGAAGAACCAGTTCAGAAAGTTCATGGAGATGGTGGACGCGCGTCCGGAGCACCGCGAGGGGAAGAAGGAAGACTTCAAGAAAAGCTATTCCCTTGATTTGGGCGACCAGAACCTGCACACACTCTACGATGGCGTGGTGGGTAAGAAGAAGCTCTTCAGCAAGCCCATCCTGCAGGTGTACCTGAGGTATTCGCGCGGCAACCGCCACACCATGGAGTGTCTCTGCAGGCGCCTCTCCTACCTGTTCTGCATTGGGCTCATCGCACTCATAGGCTACGCTGCCGTGATGGAAGATGACGAAGAAACCCTGAGCGAGGAGTGGACTGAGAGGATGGAGCTGGTGcaaaagaagatggaggaggctCTTGGCCAGTGCGTATGA